Proteins from one Lacrimispora sphenoides genomic window:
- a CDS encoding glycoside hydrolase family 31 protein yields the protein MKCLLAGQAVYGFGERFDALNQEGLARENHVYETFTNQGASTYLPIPFALTDGGGGLYVDTMEKFTIFTEKTADGIVFTLPDQYDVRTFTGKPLEVLKEFTALTGRPRVPPDWAFGLWMSANRWDRQEVIEEVVEEAVRQGMKPSVVVIEAWSDEATFYRFDKERFPDPEGMIRDLHEKGIRLILWQIPVLKKLEPWRTCPEHEADCAEAVKKGFVVTNADGSPYLIPEGRWFGGSMIPDFTNPAACDWWFGKRQYLLNMGVDGFKTDGGEFVYDDGARFFDGRTGAQMKNGYAMVYTRAYTDFIKDDRMLFSRAGYTGAQTTPMHWAGDQQSTWEELRHVVTAGLNAGLSGLPFWGFDLAGFAGKMPSAELYLRSFCLACFAPVMQWHSEPASGQFSELLAASEEEINDRSPWNMAKVTGRQEIIDICRKFTKERERLLPYILKEAGISADTGRPLMAALVIDWPEDKEACAVDDEYMFGSQLLVAPVLKEGVVGRQVYLPKGNWNDYWTGEQTTGPCRLYKECRAGELLVWRLN from the coding sequence ATGAAATGTTTGCTTGCCGGTCAGGCCGTTTACGGATTTGGAGAACGGTTTGACGCATTGAATCAGGAGGGGCTTGCCCGTGAGAATCATGTATACGAAACCTTTACCAATCAGGGGGCTTCCACCTATTTGCCCATTCCCTTTGCATTGACAGACGGGGGCGGGGGTCTTTATGTGGACACAATGGAGAAGTTTACCATATTTACGGAAAAAACCGCTGACGGGATCGTCTTTACGCTTCCGGACCAATACGATGTGCGGACATTTACGGGAAAGCCCTTGGAGGTTCTTAAAGAGTTTACGGCACTTACGGGGCGGCCCAGAGTGCCGCCGGACTGGGCTTTTGGCCTTTGGATGTCTGCCAACCGCTGGGATAGGCAGGAGGTGATAGAAGAAGTGGTGGAGGAAGCCGTCAGGCAGGGGATGAAACCTTCTGTGGTGGTAATCGAAGCCTGGAGCGATGAAGCCACCTTTTACCGCTTTGACAAAGAACGTTTTCCCGATCCGGAAGGGATGATCCGGGACCTTCACGAAAAGGGAATCCGTCTGATTCTCTGGCAGATTCCGGTTTTGAAAAAGCTGGAGCCTTGGCGCACTTGCCCGGAACATGAGGCGGACTGTGCCGAAGCGGTCAAAAAGGGCTTTGTCGTTACCAATGCCGACGGATCTCCCTATCTGATTCCGGAGGGGCGCTGGTTCGGCGGTTCCATGATACCGGATTTCACCAATCCGGCGGCCTGTGACTGGTGGTTTGGGAAACGGCAATATCTGCTTAACATGGGAGTGGACGGCTTTAAGACCGACGGCGGGGAGTTTGTATACGACGACGGCGCCCGCTTTTTTGACGGCCGGACCGGTGCCCAAATGAAAAATGGTTATGCCATGGTTTACACCAGAGCCTATACAGACTTTATAAAAGATGACCGTATGCTTTTTTCCAGGGCCGGATATACGGGAGCTCAGACCACGCCTATGCACTGGGCCGGGGATCAGCAGTCCACTTGGGAAGAACTGCGCCATGTGGTGACGGCGGGTTTAAACGCCGGATTGTCAGGTCTGCCCTTCTGGGGCTTTGACCTGGCGGGCTTTGCGGGAAAAATGCCTTCCGCCGAATTGTATCTGCGATCCTTCTGCCTAGCCTGCTTTGCACCGGTCATGCAGTGGCACTCGGAACCGGCTTCCGGCCAGTTTTCTGAGCTTCTGGCGGCTTCAGAAGAAGAGATCAACGACAGAAGTCCATGGAATATGGCTAAGGTGACAGGCAGGCAGGAAATCATTGACATTTGCCGGAAATTTACAAAAGAAAGGGAGAGGCTGCTGCCTTATATTCTTAAGGAAGCAGGCATAAGTGCAGACACGGGCCGCCCCCTGATGGCCGCATTGGTAATTGACTGGCCGGAGGATAAGGAAGCTTGCGCAGTGGACGACGAGTATATGTTCGGTTCGCAGCTTTTAGTGGCTCCGGTTTTAAAGGAAGGAGTGGTAGGACGGCAGGTATATCTGCCAAAAGGAAATTGGAACGATTATTGGACAGGAGAACAAACTACGGGTCCATGCCGTTTGTACAAAGAATGCCGGGCCGGAGAACTATTGGTCTGGCGCTTGAACTAG
- a CDS encoding TIM-barrel domain-containing protein: MRKKLMAILLSICCILLNVSPAFALEGTWHNPYGLNDIYEIEPTERSPRNPIAGQSVRIHSTTWPVESGQTVWISYTVNGVRKADVGAGWSYNSGNNSYWEADLGSFAKGDTVEYTVHGDVNGTNAKSIGPFTFHVTDWEKVKSVSLNSYNNGTVLFDVTADTGNFSPKLALSFTDEETVRFQLSPKGNGKFATGISGYTVTDNAQKVEIDTGKLRVTVTKYPYALEVFSYEHNRVLTSNGGVGKEMSWLTDGKDVIGQFRDGYFSPSDERFYGFGEHYDGAEKRGEVVETYIYNQYQNQGSKTYLSVPFFVTSKGYGIYLNTTCYSRFDMAAADGDRYVFEADTEHVDSPLLDYYLISASTAAKVVGKYNTISGLPQELPKWAFGLWMSANEWDTQSEALEAMNQSKNNDIPATVLVLEQWSDENTFYVWNEATYTPIQGSAAFRNSDFTYGSKWPNPKAMTDTLHENGIKLVLWQIPVLKYTPYSYAQKDNDEAYMLQKGYAVSDGHGGSYRIPESGWFGNSLLLDFTNPEAVDWWMNKRSYLFDDLKIDGVKTDGGEMVWRKDTSFHDGSTDLSMRNAYPNAYIKGYNDFVKKKTGEGITFSRSGTAGVQSSGAFWAGDQTSSFSAFRDALSAGLSAGISGIPFWSWDLAGFTGNFPSAELYKRSTQMAAFAPVMQFHSEKANPSPSEERSPWNVQSRTGDSSIVPMFRKYINTRMNLLPYIFSEAQNSAQGGTPMMRAMFLDNPEDANTYDLEEQYMFGRSLLVAPVVQEGQTVKSVYLPEGEWIDFWHNALTAGGMKKDYYADVNSIPVYVKSGSILPLNLNKNYEIGGSIGNDVENYENLTFRIYPEGESTYTLSHNDRSTMTVRATENFAAGTVTVHLPSCQIPITTQVFGTRPGSVNADGQTLQEVKTLADLIKAQSAYYYNENEKLTYIKTPSGPAKKIELNGVNKAPYEAEHASLHQVSTNTDYSGYYGEGFVDQFADKGDWVEFEVYSKEKRTASLSVRYSAGVTAGQRSVRVNGGNISALALPATSGWGAWNTADIPINLNSGRNIIRISYEDGDFAGINLDCILVK, from the coding sequence ATGAGAAAGAAGCTAATGGCCATTTTACTGAGCATATGCTGTATTTTGCTCAACGTATCACCAGCCTTTGCGCTTGAAGGAACGTGGCACAATCCTTATGGATTAAATGATATTTATGAAATAGAACCTACCGAGCGTTCACCCAGGAATCCAATAGCAGGCCAGTCCGTGCGGATACACAGCACCACCTGGCCTGTGGAATCCGGCCAGACGGTTTGGATTTCCTACACCGTAAACGGTGTCAGAAAGGCGGACGTAGGCGCAGGCTGGTCCTATAACAGCGGGAACAATTCTTATTGGGAGGCGGATTTGGGCTCCTTTGCAAAAGGAGATACTGTGGAGTATACGGTCCACGGGGACGTAAATGGCACGAACGCCAAATCCATCGGTCCCTTTACCTTTCACGTGACCGACTGGGAAAAAGTGAAATCCGTATCTTTAAATTCCTATAACAACGGAACCGTCCTTTTTGACGTGACGGCAGATACGGGGAATTTCTCCCCTAAGCTGGCTCTTAGCTTTACGGACGAGGAGACGGTGCGTTTCCAGCTTTCCCCAAAGGGAAACGGAAAATTTGCTACCGGTATTTCCGGTTACACCGTGACAGATAATGCCCAAAAGGTGGAGATAGATACCGGAAAACTGCGGGTTACCGTCACAAAGTACCCATACGCATTAGAAGTGTTCAGTTACGAACACAACAGGGTTTTGACTTCTAACGGCGGAGTGGGCAAAGAGATGTCCTGGCTGACCGACGGAAAGGACGTGATCGGGCAGTTCCGGGACGGATACTTCTCCCCTTCAGATGAGCGGTTCTATGGTTTCGGAGAGCACTATGACGGTGCGGAGAAACGGGGAGAGGTGGTTGAAACCTACATTTATAACCAATACCAGAACCAGGGCAGTAAAACCTATTTGTCGGTTCCCTTTTTCGTTACCAGCAAAGGCTACGGAATTTACTTAAATACCACCTGTTACTCCAGGTTCGATATGGCAGCAGCCGATGGGGACCGGTATGTGTTTGAAGCTGACACGGAACATGTGGATTCGCCCCTTTTGGATTACTATCTGATCAGCGCAAGTACGGCTGCGAAAGTGGTGGGAAAATACAACACAATTTCCGGTTTGCCCCAGGAACTTCCCAAATGGGCCTTCGGTCTGTGGATGTCAGCCAATGAATGGGATACCCAGTCTGAAGCGTTGGAAGCCATGAACCAGTCTAAGAACAACGACATTCCGGCTACGGTGTTAGTGCTGGAACAGTGGAGCGACGAAAACACTTTCTATGTCTGGAATGAAGCCACCTATACGCCAATTCAAGGCTCGGCTGCTTTCCGCAATTCGGATTTCACCTATGGCTCTAAATGGCCCAATCCAAAGGCCATGACAGACACTCTTCATGAAAATGGCATAAAACTGGTGCTGTGGCAGATACCTGTTTTAAAATACACGCCTTACTCCTATGCACAAAAGGACAATGACGAGGCCTATATGCTCCAAAAGGGATACGCCGTTTCCGACGGGCATGGAGGGTCCTACCGCATACCCGAATCAGGATGGTTCGGAAACAGTCTGCTTTTGGATTTCACCAATCCTGAGGCAGTAGATTGGTGGATGAATAAGCGCTCCTATCTTTTTGACGACTTAAAGATAGACGGCGTAAAAACAGACGGCGGGGAAATGGTCTGGCGTAAGGATACTTCCTTCCATGACGGCAGTACCGACCTTTCTATGCGAAATGCATATCCCAACGCCTACATAAAGGGATATAACGACTTTGTGAAGAAAAAGACAGGGGAAGGAATTACCTTCAGCCGGTCGGGAACCGCAGGCGTTCAGTCCTCCGGAGCCTTTTGGGCAGGAGATCAGACCTCCAGCTTTTCCGCTTTCCGGGACGCTTTGAGTGCCGGTTTGAGTGCCGGAATTTCAGGGATCCCTTTCTGGAGCTGGGATTTGGCCGGGTTTACGGGGAACTTCCCTTCGGCTGAGCTCTATAAGCGCAGTACCCAGATGGCTGCTTTTGCCCCGGTTATGCAGTTCCACTCCGAGAAGGCCAACCCCTCTCCCAGTGAGGAACGCTCCCCCTGGAACGTTCAGAGCCGCACAGGTGACAGCAGTATCGTTCCCATGTTCCGCAAATACATCAACACCCGTATGAACCTGCTTCCCTATATTTTCAGTGAGGCGCAAAACAGTGCACAGGGCGGAACACCCATGATGAGGGCCATGTTCTTAGACAATCCGGAAGATGCCAATACCTATGACCTAGAAGAACAGTATATGTTCGGGCGCAGTCTTTTGGTGGCGCCTGTGGTCCAGGAGGGACAGACAGTAAAGAGCGTTTACTTACCCGAAGGGGAATGGATCGATTTCTGGCACAACGCCCTTACCGCAGGCGGCATGAAGAAAGACTATTATGCGGATGTGAACTCTATCCCCGTTTACGTGAAATCCGGCAGTATTCTGCCCCTTAACTTAAACAAAAACTATGAGATCGGGGGTTCCATCGGCAATGATGTGGAGAATTACGAAAACCTTACGTTCCGTATCTACCCGGAAGGGGAAAGTACCTATACCTTATCCCACAATGACCGGAGTACCATGACGGTCCGGGCAACCGAGAATTTTGCGGCTGGTACTGTAACTGTTCATCTGCCTTCCTGCCAGATTCCAATCACCACGCAGGTCTTTGGAACCAGACCTGGCAGTGTAAATGCAGACGGTCAGACATTACAGGAAGTGAAAACTCTGGCTGACTTAATAAAGGCGCAGAGTGCGTACTACTACAACGAAAATGAAAAGCTTACCTATATCAAAACACCGTCCGGTCCGGCTAAGAAGATCGAATTAAACGGCGTAAACAAAGCGCCTTATGAAGCCGAACACGCATCCCTGCATCAGGTTTCCACCAACACGGATTACAGCGGCTATTATGGGGAAGGCTTTGTGGATCAGTTTGCGGATAAAGGCGACTGGGTGGAATTTGAGGTATATTCAAAAGAAAAACGCACGGCTTCCCTGTCAGTCCGCTATTCTGCCGGAGTGACCGCAGGACAGCGTTCCGTAAGGGTCAACGGGGGAAACATCAGCGCTTTGGCCCTGCCGGCTACTTCCGGCTGGGGTGCCTGGAATACCGCAGACATTCCTATTAACTTAAACAGCGGCAGAAACATTATCCGGATCTCCTATGAAGACGGAGATTTTGCCGGTATTAATCTGGACTGTATTCTGGTTAAATAA
- a CDS encoding TIM-barrel domain-containing protein → MKQKKRFLSLSLIFTLLFTALWPAFVPAPARAAVSALGDVIGTQVNGATLVLTVDSGSSPSDKLTLEVCDEDILRVNYQPDGVVSSERTPMIDPGLKWDASAAVINTTSDPMTIKTDEMQVEINKKPCRMTVKKADGTTLFWEPQSGGVYHDGVRFVRQDSTNLYGIHSFDCFDENGNLLRNDNTQAARAGQQGNSGGPFLWSTAGYGLLVDSDGGYPYTNSRDKKMEFYYGGTPVEGRRYEKDNVEYFILLGEPKEIMKGYSKITGTSPMLPKWAQGFSNFEWGINEQELMEMIDTYRAKNIPLDSYAFDYDWKLYGQDNYGEFKWNTGNFPSAGSGALKNTMDAKGVKMIGITKPRIVTKISGGTTTAQGQDAANNGYFYPGHNEYVDYFYPVTVRSIDPYKSGERAWWWNHSIDAFTKGIVGWWNDETDKVSSNGAEYWFGNYNTLHLAQSIYEGQRDYSKNNTRVWQTGRNYYPGTQRFATSIWSGDVATQFYKGERVSWAAGLNEQKAALLSTVNNGQPKWGSDGGGFNQNSGTIENPSPELYTRWLQFESVVPVFRVHGNLNQQRQPWYYGYTAEENVKAAIHLRYSLMPYFYAYEREAYESGLGLVRPLLFDYPQDDKVKDYSDAWMLGDWLLAAPVTERGQSCKWIYLPEGNWIDYNRGTAYKGGEYIPYSLDTQSWSDLPLFVKEGAIIPSQDVEDYVGQKETERIFVDIFPSSQKTEFQYYDDDGITYDYENGTYFSQTISGQKSSGQVNVGISAKSGSYKNGVDYYYLAVHGSAAGQVKKNASQLQEYADLNALFAANGGGFANSRDIYGEVTYIKTPAGLSNADTLVLTGNPAVTLSDQKYEAEYASLSGKTVAGQPQVGSDHTGFSGTGFVNGMETEQAAVTFYAKTANPGDYEVTLRCSNVAKTAKTLSAYVNGTYSGQADIASTGNWDSWGDVKILLPLTAGSNSITFKYDPKAGDTGFVNIDYLAVPFEPERMVIEAENAPLYGTAKTNQDHWFYSGSGFVDTMVSQNAEVAFEVDMEQGGAYTADFRYSNGNQSTKDLNLYVNGIYADNLQFAASGGNWNIWKTVSTNLALSKGRNRISLRYDAGNSGNINLDKLTLSGAGSGTYRENLLDNGDFERPTSFNFNWTEWHPSGQALAYGIDSGSGTNKPESPVEGDKRAYFYHAAAYEQSIHQGLNVENGSYRVEAFVKVVNTSPGVGRMEITNYGGNAVYVDMPKSGSGWHKIEAGNVLVTNGTIDVGFYCSSSGGTTVHIDDVRLYRN, encoded by the coding sequence ATGAAACAGAAAAAACGTTTTCTATCTTTAAGTTTAATATTTACCTTATTGTTCACCGCTCTGTGGCCGGCCTTTGTGCCGGCCCCGGCCAGGGCGGCCGTATCTGCTTTAGGTGACGTAATTGGTACGCAGGTCAATGGAGCCACACTGGTCCTCACCGTGGACAGCGGTTCCTCTCCTTCGGATAAATTAACGCTGGAAGTTTGTGACGAGGACATTCTGCGGGTGAATTACCAGCCCGATGGAGTTGTTTCCAGTGAGCGGACCCCCATGATCGATCCAGGTCTGAAATGGGATGCAAGTGCCGCCGTCATTAATACAACTTCCGATCCCATGACCATAAAGACGGACGAAATGCAGGTTGAAATTAACAAAAAGCCCTGCCGGATGACGGTGAAGAAAGCCGATGGCACGACCCTGTTTTGGGAACCTCAAAGCGGTGGAGTTTACCACGATGGCGTTCGCTTTGTCCGCCAGGATTCCACGAACCTGTACGGAATCCACAGCTTTGACTGTTTTGATGAAAACGGCAATCTGCTGCGAAATGACAACACCCAGGCTGCCAGGGCAGGCCAGCAGGGCAATTCTGGCGGTCCCTTCCTCTGGTCCACAGCAGGCTATGGTTTGCTGGTGGATTCAGATGGCGGCTACCCCTATACCAATTCCAGGGATAAGAAAATGGAATTTTACTATGGGGGAACTCCGGTGGAAGGCCGCAGGTATGAAAAAGATAATGTAGAATATTTCATTTTACTGGGAGAGCCAAAAGAGATTATGAAAGGCTATTCCAAAATTACCGGAACTTCTCCCATGCTTCCCAAGTGGGCACAGGGCTTTTCCAATTTTGAGTGGGGGATCAACGAACAGGAATTGATGGAAATGATTGATACCTACCGGGCAAAAAACATTCCCTTGGACAGCTACGCGTTTGACTATGACTGGAAGCTTTACGGACAGGACAACTATGGGGAATTTAAGTGGAATACGGGGAATTTCCCCTCTGCAGGGAGCGGTGCCTTAAAAAACACCATGGACGCGAAGGGCGTGAAAATGATCGGAATTACCAAGCCCCGGATCGTAACAAAGATTTCCGGCGGTACAACTACCGCACAGGGACAGGATGCGGCAAATAATGGATATTTCTATCCGGGACACAATGAATACGTGGATTATTTCTATCCTGTCACGGTACGCAGCATTGACCCTTACAAATCCGGAGAGCGTGCCTGGTGGTGGAACCACTCCATTGATGCATTTACAAAGGGGATCGTGGGCTGGTGGAATGATGAAACAGATAAGGTTTCCTCCAATGGGGCTGAGTACTGGTTCGGAAACTATAACACCTTGCATCTTGCCCAGTCTATTTATGAAGGACAGCGGGACTATTCCAAGAATAATACCCGTGTGTGGCAGACGGGCAGAAACTACTATCCAGGTACCCAGCGCTTTGCCACCAGTATATGGTCAGGAGACGTTGCCACTCAGTTTTATAAGGGTGAGCGGGTTTCCTGGGCCGCTGGTTTAAATGAACAGAAGGCCGCTCTGCTTTCTACTGTAAACAACGGACAGCCGAAATGGGGTTCGGACGGAGGAGGCTTTAATCAAAATTCAGGAACCATTGAAAACCCCAGTCCGGAGCTTTATACCCGCTGGCTCCAGTTTGAATCCGTTGTGCCTGTGTTCCGGGTGCACGGCAACTTAAACCAACAGCGCCAGCCCTGGTATTACGGCTATACGGCAGAGGAAAATGTAAAAGCAGCCATTCACTTGCGCTACTCCCTGATGCCTTATTTCTATGCCTATGAAAGAGAGGCTTACGAAAGCGGCTTGGGCCTGGTTCGCCCTCTGCTGTTTGATTATCCTCAGGACGACAAGGTAAAGGATTATTCGGACGCATGGATGTTGGGGGACTGGCTCCTTGCGGCTCCGGTTACAGAGCGGGGGCAGTCCTGCAAATGGATTTACCTCCCAGAGGGAAACTGGATTGACTACAATAGGGGAACCGCATATAAAGGTGGAGAATATATTCCTTACAGCCTGGACACCCAGTCCTGGTCCGACCTGCCACTCTTTGTGAAGGAAGGGGCCATAATCCCCTCACAGGATGTAGAGGATTACGTAGGTCAGAAGGAAACGGAACGCATTTTTGTAGACATTTTCCCTTCATCCCAGAAGACGGAGTTTCAGTATTATGACGATGATGGCATTACCTATGATTATGAAAACGGAACGTATTTCTCTCAGACCATATCCGGTCAGAAAAGTTCCGGACAGGTTAACGTCGGCATATCGGCCAAATCCGGAAGCTACAAAAACGGTGTGGATTACTATTACCTGGCTGTTCATGGCAGCGCCGCCGGACAGGTGAAGAAAAATGCCTCCCAGTTACAGGAATACGCCGACTTAAATGCCCTATTTGCCGCAAACGGCGGGGGATTTGCAAATTCCAGGGACATTTATGGGGAAGTTACTTATATAAAAACCCCAGCGGGCTTGTCAAATGCGGATACACTGGTGTTAACCGGTAACCCGGCAGTCACACTTTCCGATCAGAAGTACGAAGCGGAATACGCCTCACTTTCCGGTAAAACAGTGGCCGGCCAGCCCCAGGTGGGCAGTGACCATACAGGATTTTCCGGCACTGGTTTTGTGAACGGTATGGAAACAGAGCAGGCGGCAGTGACTTTCTATGCAAAAACCGCAAATCCGGGGGATTATGAGGTGACCTTGCGCTGTTCCAACGTTGCAAAGACCGCAAAAACCTTATCCGCATACGTTAACGGCACATACAGCGGCCAGGCGGACATCGCTTCTACCGGAAACTGGGATTCCTGGGGAGATGTGAAAATACTCCTTCCCCTCACCGCGGGCAGTAACAGCATCACGTTCAAATATGATCCGAAGGCAGGGGATACAGGTTTTGTAAATATTGATTATCTGGCGGTTCCCTTTGAACCGGAACGCATGGTAATAGAAGCGGAGAATGCTCCTCTTTACGGGACTGCAAAAACGAACCAGGATCATTGGTTCTACAGCGGAAGCGGTTTTGTGGATACCATGGTTTCACAGAATGCGGAAGTAGCCTTTGAGGTCGATATGGAACAAGGCGGAGCCTATACCGCAGATTTCCGCTACAGCAACGGAAACCAAAGCACGAAGGATTTAAACTTATACGTAAATGGAATTTATGCAGACAATCTGCAATTTGCCGCTTCAGGCGGAAACTGGAACATCTGGAAGACCGTGAGCACCAATCTGGCGCTTTCAAAGGGAAGAAACCGGATTTCACTTCGCTACGACGCGGGCAATTCCGGCAACATTAACCTTGACAAATTGACCCTGTCTGGTGCCGGTTCCGGTACTTATCGGGAAAACCTTTTGGACAATGGGGATTTCGAGCGCCCCACTTCCTTTAATTTCAACTGGACGGAGTGGCATCCCAGCGGCCAGGCGTTAGCTTACGGCATTGATTCCGGTTCCGGCACGAATAAGCCGGAATCTCCGGTGGAAGGCGACAAACGGGCGTATTTCTACCATGCAGCCGCTTATGAGCAAAGCATTCATCAGGGGCTTAACGTGGAAAACGGAAGCTACCGGGTGGAAGCCTTTGTGAAGGTAGTAAATACCTCTCCGGGTGTCGGACGCATGGAGATCACAAACTACGGCGGCAATGCGGTTTACGTGGATATGCCAAAGTCGGGAAGCGGGTGGCACAAAATAGAGGCAGGCAATGTATTGGTCACAAATGGTACCATTGACGTTGGATTCTATTGTTCTTCCAGCGGTGGGACTACGGTACATATTGATGATGTGAGATTGTATAGGAATTAA
- a CDS encoding LacI family DNA-binding transcriptional regulator, whose translation MMKKRKVSMQSIADELKISKVTVSKALNDKEGVGEELKNKIKEAAARQGYIMPVQEETERKKIGIIMNGRFISEGGGGAIYMRMYEKIVRELGRYNYSTMMLTPSPATIYDDISMMKKENLFKGILVLGLLDQEVREQVKEIDIPKVYVDIYDRTHRSDSVVSENVYSMYDMTRYLIRMGHRKIGFVGTINSTTSITDRYLGFLRAMLEKNMQLRDDWVIPDRSLEGKAVDIELPKEMPTAFICNCDETAFRLTRTLNNHGYTVPGDISIGSFDDDIYAKLTDPQLTTVAVNASLIGKVSVRQIIERIEKPDKKPEIKRIEGEIIYRNSVKNLNLDDEERIEKRDKVENIK comes from the coding sequence ATGATGAAAAAACGTAAGGTTTCCATGCAAAGTATAGCAGATGAACTGAAAATCAGTAAGGTAACGGTGTCCAAAGCTCTGAATGATAAAGAAGGAGTGGGCGAGGAATTAAAGAATAAGATTAAAGAGGCTGCTGCCAGACAGGGATATATTATGCCGGTTCAAGAGGAAACTGAACGAAAGAAGATTGGCATCATCATGAATGGCCGCTTTATCTCTGAAGGTGGCGGCGGGGCTATTTATATGCGGATGTATGAGAAAATTGTCAGAGAGCTTGGCCGCTATAATTATTCCACCATGATGCTCACACCCAGCCCTGCGACTATTTACGATGATATTTCTATGATGAAGAAGGAGAATCTTTTTAAGGGGATTCTCGTCTTGGGTCTTTTAGATCAAGAGGTACGTGAACAGGTTAAGGAAATTGATATTCCCAAGGTTTACGTGGATATCTATGACCGGACGCACCGTTCAGATTCGGTGGTGTCCGAGAATGTTTACAGCATGTACGACATGACACGGTATCTTATCCGGATGGGTCACAGAAAGATTGGATTTGTGGGAACCATTAATTCCACTACAAGTATTACCGACCGTTATCTTGGCTTTTTGCGGGCTATGCTGGAAAAAAACATGCAGTTAAGAGACGATTGGGTAATTCCCGACCGGAGTCTGGAGGGAAAAGCTGTTGATATAGAGCTGCCAAAAGAGATGCCCACTGCTTTTATCTGTAACTGTGATGAAACAGCCTTCCGGCTGACACGAACTCTGAACAATCATGGATATACAGTGCCGGGTGATATTTCCATAGGCAGTTTCGATGATGATATTTATGCCAAGTTGACGGATCCCCAGCTTACTACCGTAGCAGTGAATGCTTCATTAATTGGAAAAGTATCTGTCAGGCAGATAATTGAAAGAATCGAAAAACCTGATAAGAAGCCCGAGATAAAGCGGATTGAAGGCGAAATCATCTATCGGAATTCAGTGAAAAATCTTAATCTGGACGATGAGGAACGAATTGAAAAGAGGGATAAGGTTGAAAACATTAAATAG